ACCCAAAAGACTGTATGTCACTCAGAAAAAGACTCTCTTCTGGGACTGGACATTTTTGACCCCAGATGGGGAGGGAACAGCCCTAGGGGCCGACTCCCCAGCTGGGACCCCTAAGCTTCCAGTAGTATTCCAAACCACAAGCCTTCATTCTTGCCTTAAAACTGCCCCAAAAGTTGAgctttttcatttggaaaatatagctCCAACTGCTTACCACCTTTTGGATACTAATGATGAGGACTTATTTTTTGTATACTAATGTGGCAGtatggcacagtggctaagagtATGGAATGCagaaccagactgcctgggtttgaatcctgaccctACTTACTTATCAACTGTATGATCTTAACaagtcacataacctctctgttccagtttcctcatctgtaaaatgtggacagTCATACTACTTTCTTCTAAGGGAAGCATTTAGAACGGTGCCTGATGTATAGTAAATGCCATATGAATGTTAAaaattattgtgtgtgtgtgtgtttgtttatttatttatttattggccatgccgcgtggcatgtgggatcttagttccccaaccagggatcgaacccatgtcccctgcaatggaagcacagagccttaaccacaggactgccagggaagtccctgtgtttatttttaatttatgttccATTCACGGAGCTCCCACTTCAGTCTCTCATTTACATTTCACACAGTGACCCTGCAAAGCAGGGATGTTTGCccgtttttcagatgagaaactgGAAGCTGAGAGCGGTGAGGTAACCTGCTTGAGATCACCCAGCCATAGATGGAGGTGGTCAGAACTCACTGCTCTGTGGGGCCCTTAAGCCCTCTGAAGACTTCTGTTAGAGGTGATCAGTTAAGGATGATTGTATTAGGGACCTTTATTACCCCTCTCAGGCTTTCCTACCCCCATGATTCAGCTCAGCTGCCTCTTCCTGCAGgatgccttccctgaccatcccaGCCCAGAGGGATTGCTTCCCGCCCCTAAAATCATGACATGCTCTTGTCCCAATCACTTAGCAACCACCTGCCACTGCCTGTTGACGTCTCAGCCTTGGCCAAATCTAAATGGTGTTTCATAATAAAAGTGTGAGTTTAAGCAGACTTAACCAAGAATGtaaggaacagggcttccctggtggtgcagtggttaagaatccacctgccaatgcaggggacacgggttcgagccctggtccaggaagatcccacatgccgtggagcgactaagcccatgcatcacaactactgagcccacgagccacaactactgaagcccacgtgccgcaactactgaagcccacgtgccgcaactactgaagcccgcacgcctagagcccgtgccccacaagagaagccaccgcaatgagaagcctgcgcaccgcaacgaagagtagcccccgctcaccgcagctagagaaagcccgcgtgcagcagtgaagacccagcgcagccaaaaataaaataaataaataaatttatttttaaaaaagaaagaagaatgtaaGGAACATTCTATTTGTACCTCTCCAGACCCCCTGCCATCTTCTGCTGCTACCCACACAGGGCAAAATAAAAGACTCAAATATGTAaactctctgagggcagggatttaTCTCTTGTGTTCActactgtgtccccagcacctgcaACAATGCTGACACAAACTTTGTGCTTAATAAACATCTGTTaaattttgttaatgttttttaattgttGATTGATAGAGGTGGGTTTGGTGAGAGGACCTGGCTATACAACCTGACAGATCTGAGCCCCAGATTAGAAATCATGCCTTCGAGGTGACCAGCCACTTCTGTGGGCTGCACAGTGCCCGTTTGTGAGGGCAAAGGCCTAGAATAGGCAGCCTAGTCATTAGGCTGTCTGTGAGGTGTTCCCCAGCTCTGGCATCCTGTGAATCTGGAATTATCTCGTCCTTGTTTGAAATTATCCCCAGTTTTGGTCCctgccctccatccccaccctgccagctccatgttttcttttgtttttaaagtgagCCAACAAGAAGttagtttcttttctcctttacacAGTGTCTCACTTGGCAGAAATGTGATCACATTCATGACAGTATTGGGGGGTTTTggggtatttgtttattttaaatatttatttatttggctgcactgggtcttcgttgcgccGTGCTTgatctttgttgccacgtgtgggatctttagttgcggcgtgcaaactcgtagttgctgcatgtgggatctagttccctgaccagagatcaaaccccggccccctgcattgggagcacggagtcttagccactggaccactagggaggTCCCATGACAGTATTTGAACTACTAGAAGTACACCTGTGTCTACTCATTTATCAACAGCCATAAATGCTTAATGCAGTCTCTCTAAAGACACTGGTGAGCACAGCAGACCTGGTTCTGGCCCCCAGGGAGCTTAAAGTCTGCTGGGGGGGCAAACATAATGATCACTTCCATAAAGGCGTGATACCAAACTCGAGTTAACTGCTCTGAAGGACAATTGCGTGGTGCCGGGACTGTAGAATGAGGGCACTGACCACATCTGGGGGTGGATGGAGACATGAGGGACAGTGGGAGTCAGGAGAGAataggggagggaaagaaagttCGAGGCAGAGGGACGTGAGAGAAGGTGGCCTTGTGGTATGTAAAAGAGAAGGTCAAGAAGTTTGATACCCAAACTTTGCCAGGCCTCGAGACTGGCCCCTCAAGTTTCCTGGGGGATGGGATTTACTGTGTGGGTGATGTTGATAATAAATCAACACTTATTACATGCATACTGTTGCTAAATATTCTCAAATGAATTAACccatatttaatcctcacagcagcactTTGaagcacagatgaggaaatggaggctcagagaggttcactTGTGTAAGGCCACAGCCACAAAGGGGCAGAGCCGGGGTATAAGCCCAGGTCATCAGATTTCAGAGTTCCTGCTCAGTCCTCTCCTCAGCTGCTTATACTGCCAACCTCAGGAGGGTTCCACTATTGAATGAGGCCTCGTGGGGCTCTGGTGGGTACATTGTTGCCATCCAGGACCCAACAGCGGCCCTGGTGACCTGGTCATCTTGTCCCTTAAAGACAAGTGATCACTACAACCTGTTCTCATAACTCCACTTGGCTGAAACCAGCTTCTGTGACTCAGCTGCTTCTCCTGCTACCATGCCCTCTTCTGCCCACTCTCATGTTCCTCTACCCTAGTAAGACAAGGTTGGATCAGTTTCTTGCCACTCATGGGTAGGCCTGAGGGTGACTGTCTTTGGCTGATCCCTCAGCTGGTCTGCTATGGGCCAGATAGCAGGGTCCTGGACCCCAAATCCAGCCACTTACGTGTGGGGAGCCACTTGGGCCACATTTGTCACAAGGGCCTGTCAGCTGTGGGCACTCAGGGCCTCATCGATGGAGCCTTCTGCTGACATGTTACAGTGATTCATAGGCACCTTATGACCCAATCGTAGCCTGAGGTGGCTCAAGCTGAGCCCTCTTCCTCACCTCCATGACAATAGGCACTGTCCAGTGAGGGAGGTCCATTTAATAGTTCATCACAAGGAAGCAGCCCTCAAAACAGAAAGGGCTTGATGCAGGACGTTGTTCACTGCACAGTAATTAAGTAAAAACTCCAGCCTTAGTACCCAGCAACAGGGGAATGATTAACCCCGTGGAATGGCCACTTGTGGGCTCATTGAAAGCAGTAGCAATGCTGTTTACAAGGGTGTTTGCAGACAGAGAAACAGGCTTTAAATTGGGGGCACAGTCATGTGTATAGACAGTGTGTTTATAactgggctgggcttccctggtggcactgtggttaagaatccgcctcccaatgcaggggacacgggttcgagccctggtccgggaagatcccacatgccgtggaccatctaagcccgtgcgccactactgagcctgcgcgctagaatccacgagccacaactactgaagcccatgtgcctagagcccgtgctctgcaacaagagaagccacctcaatgagaagcccacgcaccgcaatgaagagtagcccccgcttgctgcaactatagaaagcccacgcgcagcaacgaagacccaatgcagccaaaaataaaaataaattaaaaataaataaataaaaaataataataataataaccatcacACCACTGATGGTTCTATCTTGACACGGGCTGACCTTTCTTCTTCTATCTACTTTTTAGTATTTACAGATTTGTAGGAGGTATTCTCCTTGTTTCTGTTAGAAGTGTTATGAATGATAGTCTCTCCTTCTTTTGCTGGAAACGAGCCAGTATGATGTGGCCCTGTGAAAGGAGCCTGGCAGTCGAGCCAACAGGCCTGCATTTGAATCCTGACCCCACTGCTTCTctttacctgctgtgtgaccaCAGGCAGGCCACCTCACCACTCAGAGTTTCTGTTGCCTCATTGGCAAGTAAAGATGGTGACGCCACCCTTAGAGTAGTTCTGGGGACTGGTGTTGACATACTTCAAGTGCTCAACACTTGCCTGTCAAGCTTTCAGTAAATAGTGGGCCTTGACTGTTAACTGCCAGTCTAGACTAGAATTATGGGTGTGGGGCTAAGAGCTGGGCAGAAAGGGACCCCAATGTTCTGCTCAgtctctgtcttctctcccctCAGGCATTCCCATCAAGAGCACCATGGACAATCCCACCACCACACAGTACGCCAACCTCATGCACAACTTCATCTTGAAGGCCCGGAGCACCGTGCGTGAAATTGACCCCCAGAATGACCTCACCTTCCTTCGAATTCgctccaagaaaaatgaaattatggtTGCACCAGGTAAGGGGTCTTCCACATCCCCACTTAGGAGCAGACCCTCACAGTGCATGCTCTGTAGCTATCAGGACAGCTTAGCACATGGGTGTCTCCATAGGTTCCACAGAAAGGCCTGAAGAGCAGAAGGTACAGATTTGATTGCCTTACCACCTGGCCTGTCTCCAGCTGGCGTCCCCAACAAGTACCCGTTCACAGTGACTCTAGGCCAGACCCCATCCTGGGTTCTAGGCCACAGCGGGGAATTATGTTCTCATGGGGGAGAGAGACATATAAGCATCACAGTGTAATCCTCACCTTGATGTGGGGGAATTCAAGGAGCACTTGGGAACATAGAGGAGGGTGTGATTAGGGCTGCTTGTGGCTGCTTGTGGCGGTCAgcaaaggcttcccagaggagggagcACTTGAGCTAAGTCTTGAGGGCACAGGTGAAGAGTAAGCAAGCAGGGTGGGGCTTGGGGGTGCCGGGGGTGGGAAAGCTACGcttgaagaaaaaggaattcagTGCTTCTAAACCAAAGTGAGGCAAAAACACCATGTGCTATTTTATCCttgaaaaaatgttaatttgCCCACTTCCAAACGATAGTCCTATTTCTCTGGACCCCATGCAGACAGCCCTTCCTCCAGCACTGGAAGAGATTGCTGATTTTGTTTCACATGAAGTGCTTGGCTTGCACTTGGGGACTGTGTGGTGCAAACAATACCTGTCTTAGGTGTTAGGATCATTCTCAGGATGATGAGATGCTTACCGTGGGAGGAACCCATAAGGACTAG
This portion of the Pseudorca crassidens isolate mPseCra1 chromosome 15, mPseCra1.hap1, whole genome shotgun sequence genome encodes:
- the DYNLRB1 gene encoding dynein light chain roadblock-type 1 gives rise to the protein MAEVEETLKRLQSQKGVQGIIVVNTEGIPIKSTMDNPTTTQYANLMHNFILKARSTVREIDPQNDLTFLRIRSKKNEIMVAPDKDYFLIVIQNPTE